From the genome of Uranotaenia lowii strain MFRU-FL chromosome 1, ASM2978415v1, whole genome shotgun sequence, one region includes:
- the LOC129758323 gene encoding leucine-rich repeat transmembrane neuronal protein 3-like, translating into MLPSTGLRIEICIACLLMLSIQPISTKIVVHGFAEEEKIFDVDVLDSSFRWPSPIQPNNSICYLIDLEIKNCTAELMDFLAARAFLFRVTNVRSSELYIPVNCVYVEIEHCKRTANIDISFAGVDNLKLLRISGTPITVLPQSINNLTKLEQLFLDELHLVELDLGLLKMVSLQELIICQMPQIKIIASKTVFLEKLRSFHIVDCNMTELDASKWNFPSLQSLTLSHNQLSRIPVGLNNFENLTYLNIDYNQLDSFDFSVFEGFDYLQILSLNHNQLRTFKVGDSIRLPSLSALYLSYNRLNGVEELLKLDLPALEEVDLTLNDLTWSKELDQLVSRSKSFCFDVNSPNCGRYNFAKI; encoded by the exons ATGTTGCCATCGACAGGACTCCgcattgaaatttgtattgctTG TTTACTGATGCTGAGCATTCAACCGATTTCGACGAAAATTGTAGTACACGGTTTCGCGGAAGAAGAGAAGATCTTCGATGTTGACGTGTTGGATTCTTCATTCCGGTGGCCTTCGCCGATTCAACCAAATAATTCGATCTGCTATTTGATCGATCTCGAAATCAAGAACTGCACCGCTGAATTGATGGATTTCCTAGCAGCTCGAGCGTTCCTGTTTCGTGTTACAAATGTTCGATCCAGCGAGCTTTACATCCCGGTTAATTGCGTGTATGTTGAGATAGAACACTGTAAACGCACAGCAAATATCGACATATCATTCGCAGGAGTTGACAATCTGAAATTACTCAGAATTTCGGGCACTCCAATAACCGTCCTTCCGCAGTCTATCAATAATCTTACCAAACTTGAGCAACTATTTTTGGATGAATTGCATCTTGTTGAACTTGATTTGGGCTTGCTGAAAATGGTATCGCTCCAGGAACTTATCATATGCCAGATGcctcaaattaaaataatagcATCGAAAACGGTTTTCTTAGAAAAATTGAGATCATTTCATATCGTCGATTGCAACATGACGGAACTGGATGCATCGAAGTGGAATTTTCCCAGCCTTCAAAGTTTGACTCTGAGCCATAATCAGCTTTCCAGGATTCCTGTCGggctaaacaattttgaaaatttgacctaTCTGAATATCGATTACAATCAACTTGATTCGTTTGATTTTAGCGTATTCGAGGGATTCGATTATTTGCAAATACTTTCTCTGAACCACAATCAGCTTCGGACATTCAAAGTTGGAGATTCCATTCGGCTGCCATCCTTGTCAGCGCTCTACTTAAGCTACAATCGTTTAAATGGGGTGGAGGAACTGCTGAAATTGGACCTGCCAGCGCTGGAAGAGGTCGACTTGACACTGAACGATCTGACATGGAGCAAAGAGTTGGACCAGTTGGTTAGCAGATCGAAGAGCTTTTGTTTCGACGTGAATTCCCCCAATTGCGGCCGGTACAATTTTGcaaagatatga
- the LOC129758330 gene encoding phospholipase A2 inhibitor beta-like: MEVVQPTRQLFELLGSKSEVLKIFNCSMPTFYLPTTIVKLFVADSLMEEFDIAESEHNKIDEINLKNVTIKKLPNNMHILQHLITIDFKNVDTETARLSDFNDVQTKFLRLDAVSRNFESSLISNNFLELLKLSNFNHSNIDVGNWILPKLKHLILSDNKLTTLPSNCHSIAHIQTLSMDSNMFQELEMNQFSIFTRIKEINMGNNLIERIIVSEGLELPLLESLCFKNNLLTDVMALELISMPNIDLLDLTKNRLQTVDLKIEVLHTQSFILIAGNPIDCEWAKVEAAREDSAFSLMTVVMRRACSIDD; the protein is encoded by the coding sequence ATGGAAGTTGTTCAACCCACTCGGCAACTATTCGAATTGCTGGGCAGCAAAAGTgaagtgttgaaaatattcaattgcTCCATGCCAACGTTTTATCTGCCAACAACGATAGTAAAATTATTTGTCGCCGATAGTTTAATGGAAGAATTCGATATCGCTGAGAGTGAGCacaacaaaattgatgaaatcaaCCTGAAAAATGTAACCATTAAAAAGCTTCCTAACAACATGCACATTCTGCAACATTTGATAACGATcgattttaaaaacgttgatacAGAAACAGCAAGGCTGAGTGATTTCAATGATGTTCAAACTAAATTTCTAAGGCTTGATGCGGTTTCACGAAACTTTGAAAGCTCTTTAATTTCGAACAACTTTCTGGAGCTTTTGAAGTTGAGCAATTTCAACCATTCAAACATAGACGTAGGCAATTGGATTTTGCCCAAATTGAAACATCTGATACTGAGTGACAACAAATTGACAACCTTGCCCAGTAATTGTCATTCGATAGCTCATATCCAGACTTTGAGCATGGACAGCAACATGTTCCAAGAGCTTGAAATGAATCAGTTCAGCATTTTCACCCGAATAAAGGAAATCAATATGGGAAACAACCTGATCGAGCGAATCATCGTCAGCGAAGGGCTAGAGTTGCCATTGCTGGAATCTTTGTGTTTCAAAAACAATCTACTTACCGATGTGATGGCACTGGAACTTATCTCTATGCCAAACATTGACCTTCTTGATCTCACCAAGAACAGACTGCAGACCGTGGATTTGAAGATCGAAGTTCTGCATACCCAGTCGTTCATCCTTATCGCTGGCAACCCGATCGATTGTGAGTGGGCCAAGGTGGAAGCAGCCCGGGAGGATAGCGCTTTCAGTTTGATGACTGTGGTGATGCGAAGAGCCTGTTCTATTGATGATTGA
- the LOC129758335 gene encoding leucine-rich repeat protein SHOC-2-like produces the protein MGCGTIALRSISPRFRWPSNVPESNKVIELANLTIPEPSQNLFDLLASKGDGFFLTNVTTEKIYISANSKVLLISKGDVSDFVIPNDVDMSLEELYISNVPLKRLPQNLVALDKLQYLSLNNLMLKILDLSIFSGLKISAIDINGMGSKVMCSVNAKLDNLTEFSIRNSSLSVDFTQFAAPLLKPFDLGSNKLRSIPKSLAIFKSNITNLFISNNELKQLEMDFFLGFNNLWLLYATSCSISKIVVKKLKALPKLETLNLENNQLTEIVALSKVALPNLSVITLKRNLIKKFRTVPQWPKLQFVHLQDNPIDCGWARASGALKTNWTSQPHFGISVGMCSVSR, from the coding sequence ATGGGATGTGGAACAATCGCTCTCAGAAGCATATCTCCGAGATTTCGTTGGCCGTCGAACGTGCCAGAGTCCAACAAAGTGATTGAACTGGCAAATCTAACCATTCCTGAACCATCGCAAAATCTTTTCGACCTGTTGGCTTCCAAAGGAGATGGATTTTTTCTCACTAACGTAACGACagagaaaatttatatttctgcTAACAGTAAGGTGCTGCTGATTTCAAAGGGAGATGTATCGGATTTTGTTATTCCAAACGATGTGGATATGAGCTTGGAAgagctttacatttcaaatGTCCCTTTGAAAAGGCTACCCCAAAATTTGGTAGCTCTCGATAAATTGCAATACTTGAGTTTAAACAatttaatgttgaaaatattggaCTTATCGATTTTCTCAGGATTGAAGATTTCCGCTATAGACATTAACGGAATGGGATCAAAAGTGATGTGTTCAGTGAATGCAAAACTGGATAATCTAACCGAATTCAGCATAAGAAATTCCAGCTTGAGCGTGGACTTCACACAATTTGCAGCACCATTATTGAAGCCCTTCGATCTTGGATCCAACAAATTGCGTAGCATACCGAAAAGTTTAGCAATTTTCAAGAGTAATATCACCAACCTTTTCATCTCCAACAATGAACTCAAACAGCTTGAGATGGACTTTTTCCTAGGTTTCAACAACCTTTGGCTGCTTTACGCCACCTCCTGCAGTATTAGCAAAATCgttgttaaaaagttaaaagcgCTGCCTAAGCTGGAGACACTAAATCTGGAAAACAATCAACTTACTGAGATCGTCGCCCTTTCGAAAGTGGCTCTGCCTAATCTAAGTGTTATAACTCTAAAAAGAAACCTGATCAAGAAGTTTCGAACGGTGCCTCAGTGGCCCAAGTTGCAGTTTGTTCACCTTCAGGACAATCCCATCGATTGTGGATGGGCACGGGCCAGTGGAGCCTTAAAAACTAACTGGACGTCGCAGCCGCACTTCGGAATCAGCGTTGGAATGTGTTCTGTGTCCCGTTAG